From the genome of Nocardia sp. NBC_01503, one region includes:
- a CDS encoding AAA family ATPase, translating into MTSPMDMTVKRTDAVLREMGRVVVGKRDELQLIMIAVLAGGHILIEDLPGLGKTLIARSFATALGLNFTRVQFTPDLLPADLIGSTIYDMHSGRFSFRRGPVFTNMLLADEINRTPPKTQAALLEAMAEGQVSIDGETFPLPQPFIVMATDNPIEYEGTYPLPEAQLDRFAMQLRLGYLSENDEMQMIRRRLERGSQPAQIGQVVDAEGLMEMRQSVEFVTVHPDVVGYVVSLASATRGHPQVEVGASPRAELDLVQMARARALLNGRDYVVPEDVKALAIPAMAHRITLRPEMWVRRIRGEDVIAELLRRLPVPRATPA; encoded by the coding sequence ATGACCTCACCGATGGATATGACCGTCAAGCGCACCGATGCCGTGCTGCGGGAGATGGGCCGGGTGGTGGTGGGCAAGCGGGATGAACTGCAGCTCATCATGATCGCGGTGCTGGCGGGTGGGCATATCCTCATCGAGGATCTGCCGGGGCTGGGCAAAACCCTGATCGCGCGCTCGTTCGCGACGGCGCTGGGCTTGAACTTCACCCGGGTGCAGTTCACCCCGGATCTGCTGCCCGCCGATCTGATCGGCTCCACGATCTACGATATGCATTCTGGCCGTTTCAGTTTCCGGCGCGGACCGGTCTTCACCAATATGCTGCTGGCCGACGAGATCAACCGCACCCCGCCCAAGACCCAGGCGGCGCTGCTGGAGGCCATGGCCGAGGGGCAGGTCTCGATCGACGGTGAAACCTTCCCGCTGCCACAGCCTTTCATCGTCATGGCGACCGATAATCCGATCGAGTACGAGGGCACCTACCCGCTGCCCGAGGCCCAATTGGACCGCTTCGCCATGCAATTGCGGCTCGGGTATCTCTCCGAGAACGATGAGATGCAGATGATCCGCCGCCGCCTCGAACGCGGTTCGCAGCCCGCGCAGATCGGTCAGGTCGTCGACGCCGAGGGCCTGATGGAGATGCGCCAATCCGTGGAATTCGTGACGGTGCACCCGGATGTCGTCGGCTACGTCGTCTCCCTGGCCTCCGCCACCCGCGGCCACCCCCAGGTGGAGGTCGGCGCGAGCCCCCGCGCGGAACTCGATCTGGTCCAAATGGCCCGCGCCCGTGCCCTTCTCAACGGCCGCGACTACGTGGTCCCCGAGGATGTGAAAGCCCTTGCCATTCCGGCCATGGCACACCGCATCACCCTGCGCCCGGAGATGTGGGTCCGCCGCATCCGTGGCGAGGACGTCATAGCCGAACTGCTGCGCCGCTTGCCCGTTCCTCGTGCCACCCCGGCATGA